The following are encoded in a window of Impatiens glandulifera chromosome 5, dImpGla2.1, whole genome shotgun sequence genomic DNA:
- the LOC124937444 gene encoding 2-alkenal reductase (NADP(+)-dependent)-like, with protein MAAEAVEEEEVINKQIILKHYVTGFPNESDLQLKTTAIRLKIPADTPNAILVKNLYLSCDPYMRSRMSNLKGSYVESFIVGSPITGYGVSKVVDSTHPDFNKGDFIWGFTVGWEEYSLITDTQSFFKIQHTEIPLSYYTGILGMPGMTAYVGFYEICSPKKGEKVFISAAAGAVGQLVGQFAKLLGCYVVGSAGSSEKVDLLKNKFGFDEAFNYKEEEEDLNAALKRYFPDGIDIYFENVGGKMLEAVLLNMRLHGRIAVCGMISEYNLEKPPGVQNLFNLISKRIRMEGFLVFDYFHLYSKFLEMILPHIKEGKVDYVEDLAQGLENGPAALIGLFSGLNVGKQLVVVSHE; from the exons AACTACCGCCATTCGTCTCAAGATCCCGGCAGATACTCCCAACGCAATTCTGGTGAAGAATCTCTATCTCTCCTGCGATCCCTACATGCGGAGCCGCATGTCCAATCTCAAAGGAAGCTACGTCGAATCCTTCATCGTTGGCTCT CCTATAACAGGATATGGCGTGTCTAAAGTTGTAGATTCAACGCATCCAGACTTCAACAAAGGCGATTTCATTTGGGGATTCACTGTTGGATGGGAAGAGTATAGTCTCATAACGGATACACAATCCttttttaagattcaacacaCAGAAATCCCGCTTTCCTATTATACAGGAATTCTTG GTATGCCTGGTATGACTGCTTATGTTGGTTTTTATGAGATATGTTCTCCTAAGAAAGGAGAAAAAGTGTTCATATCAGCTGCAGCTGGTGCTGTTGGTCAGCTTGTAGGTCAATTTGCAAAGTTACTTGGCTGCTATGTTGTTGGAAGTGCTGGGAGTAGTGAAAAGGTGGATCTTTTGAAGAACAAGTTCGGGTTTGATGAAGCTTTTAACTacaaagaagaggaagaagaccTTAATGCAGCTCTGAAAAG GTATTTCCCAGATGGGATTGATATTTACTTTGAGAATGTTGGGGGAAAGATGCTTGAAGCAGTCCTCTTGAACATGAGATTACATGGGCGAATTGCGGTGTGTGGAATGATATCGGAGTACAACCTTGAGAAGCCACCGGGTGTTCAGAACTTGTTCAATCTCATCTCGAAACGAATTCGTATGGAAGGATTCTTAGTGTTTGATTACTTTCATCTCTACTCTAAGTTCTTGGAAATGATTCTGCCTCATATCAAAGAAGGAAAAGTTGATTATGTGGAAGACTTAGCACAAGGTCTGGAGAATGGTCCAGCGGCTTTGATAGGACTTTTTTCTGGCCTTAATGTAGGAAAACAACTGGTTGTGGTTTCCCATGAATGA
- the LOC124937447 gene encoding 2-alkenal reductase (NADP(+)-dependent)-like, which yields MEVSNKQITLKNYVTGFPNESDFEVRITTIPLKVPETTQNAILVKNLYLSCDPYMRDRMSKLEGSYLDSFIPGSPLTGYGVSKVLDSTHPDFNKGDFIWGFTVGWEEYTLITATQSLFKIQHTEEVPLSYYTGILGMPGITAYAGFYEICSPKKGEKVFISAAAGAVGHLVGQFAKLFGCYVVGSVGSREKVDLLKNKFGFDEAFNYKEEEDLNSALKRYFPDGIDIYFENVGGKMLEAVLLNMTRHGRIAVCGMISEYNLEKPEGIQNLSCILTKQIRMEGFAVFDYFPQYAKFLEMILPHIKEGKIDYLEDIAQGLENGPAALVGLFSGRNLGKQLVVVAQD from the exons ATGGAAGTGAGCAACAAACAGATAACTTTGAAGAATTATGTGACTGGTTTCCCTAATGAGTCTGATTTCGAGGTCAGGATTACAACCATTCCTCTCAAAGTCCCAGAAACCACTCAGAACGCGATTTTGGTGAAAAATCTCTATCTCTCTTGCGATCCTTACATGCGTGACCGCATGTCCAAACTCGAAGGAAGCTATTTAGATTCCTTCATCCCTGGCTCT CCTTTAACAGGATATGGTGTGTCTAAAGTCTTAGATTCTACTCATCCAGACTTCAACAAAGGCGACTTCATTTGGGGTTTCACTGTTGGATGGGAAGAGTATACTCTTATAACAGCTACACAATccttatttaagattcaacataCAGAGGAAGTCCCGCTTTCCTATTATACAGGAATTCTAG GTATGCCTGGTATAACTGCTTATGCTGGTTTTTATGAGATATGCTCCCCTAAGAAAGGAGAAAAAGTGTTCATATCTGCTGCAGCCGGGGCAGTTGGTCACCTTGTAGGCCAATTTGCAAAGTTGTTTGGTTGCTATGTTGTTGGAAGTGTTGGAAGTAGAGAAAAGGTGGATCTGTTGAAGAACAAATTTGGATTTGATGAAGCTTTTAACTACAAAGAGGAAGAAGACCTCAATTCAGCTCTCAAAAG GTACTTTCCGGATGGGATTGATATTTACTTTGAGAATGTTGGTGGAAAGATGCTCGAAGCAGTGCTTCTGAACATGACAAGGCATGGGAGAATTGCAGTGTGCGGAATGATATCGGAGTACAACCTTGAGAAGCCAGAAGGCATTCAGAACTTGTCATGTATCCTCACAAAACAAATTCGCATGGAAGGGTTTGCAGTTTTTGACTACTTTCCCCAATACGCAAAGTTCTTGGAAATGATTCTTCCCCACATTAAAGAAGGGAAAATTGATTATCTTGAGGACATAGCCCAAGGCCTGGAGAATGGACCCGCAGCTTTGGTTGGCCTCTTTTCTGGCCGTAACCTGGGGAAGCAACTGGTTGTGGTTGCTCAAGACTAG
- the LOC124937450 gene encoding 2-alkenal reductase (NADP(+)-dependent)-like, whose protein sequence is MAEVSNKQITLKHYVSGFPKESDLEVKTTTTCLKVPEGTPNAILVKNLYLSCDPYMRHRMSNHKGSYIIDAFIPGSPITGYGVCKVIDSTHPDFKNDDLVWGLAVGWEEYSLITDTQWIIKIQNTEVPLSYYTGILGMAGLTAYVGFYEICSPKKGEKVFISTASGAVGQLVGQFAKLFGCYVVGSAGTKEKVDLLKNKFGFDEAFNYKEEEEDLNSALKRYFPDGIDIYFENVGGKMLEAVLLNMRLHGRIAACGMISQYNLVKPEGVKNLFSLILKRIRMEGFLVLDYLHLYPKFLEMILPHIKEGKINYVEDIAQGLENGPAALIGLYSGHNVGKKLVVVAHE, encoded by the exons ATGGCAGAGGTGAGCAACAAGCAGATAACTTTGAAGCATTATGTGAGTGGCTTCCCAAAGGAGTCTGATTTGGAGGTGAAGACTACCACCACTTGTCTCAAGGTCCCAGAAGGTACTCCAAACGCGATTCTGGTGAAGAATCTTTATCTTTCCTGTGATCCTTACATGCGTCACCGCATGTCCAACCATAAAGGAAGCTACATCATAGACGCCTTCATACCTGGCTCT CCTATAACAGGATATGGGGTGTGTAAAGTTATAGATTCCACGCATCCAGACTTCAAGAATGATGACTTGGTTTGGGGATTGGCTGTTGGATGGGAAGAGTATAGTCTTATAACGGATACACAATGGATAATAAAGATTCAAAACACAGAAGTCCCGCTTTCATATTATACAGGAATTCTTG GTATGGCTGGTTTGACTGCTTATGTTGGTTTTTATGAGATATGTTCCCCTAAGAAAGGAGAAAAAGTGTTCATATCGACTGCATCTGGAGCAGTTGGTCAGCTTGTAGGTCAATTTGCAAAGTTGTTTGGCTGCTATGTTGTTGGAAGTGCTGGAACTAAAGAAAAG GTGGATCTCTTAAAGAACAAGTTTGGATTTGATGAAGCTTTTAACTacaaggaagaggaagaagaccTCAATTCAGCTCTGAAAAG GTACTTCCCAGATGGGATTGATATTTACTTTGAGAATGTTGGTGGAAAGATGCTTGAAGCAGTTCTCCTGAACATGCGATTACATGGGCGTATTGCAGCATGTGGAATGATCTCGCAATACAACCTTGTGAAGCCAGAAGGTGTTAAGAACTTGTTCAGCCTCATCTTGAAACGAATTCGTATGGAAGGATTCTTGGTCTTAGATTACCTTCACCTCTACCCTAAGTTCTTGGAAATGATACTGCCCCACATTAAAGAAGGAAAGATTAATTATGTGGAAGACATAGCACAAGGTCTGGAGAATGGTCCTGCGGCTTTGATTGGACTTTATTCAGGCCATAACGTGGGAAAAAAACTGGTTGTTGTTGCCCATGAATGA
- the LOC124937446 gene encoding 2-alkenal reductase (NADP(+)-dependent)-like has translation MAAEASNKQITLKNYVTGFPKESDLEVKITTTRLKVPEATPNAILVKNLYLSCDPYMRNRMSKLEGSYIDSFIVGSPIIGLGVAKVIDSTNPEFKKDDLFWGFTGWEEYSLITDTQSLFKIQHTEVPLSYYTGILGMPGMTAYAGFYEICSPKKGEKVFISAAAGAVGQLVGQFAKLLGCYVVGSAGSREKVDLLKNKFGFDEAFNYKEEEEDLNAALKRYFPEGIDIYFENVGGKMLEAVLLNMRLHGRIAVCGMISEYNLEKPPGVQNLFNLISKRIRMEGFAVFDYYHLYTKFLEMILPHIKEGKVDYVEDIAEGLENGPAALVGLFSGRNVGKQLVVVAHE, from the exons ATGGCGGCGGAAGCGAGCAACAAGCAGATAACTTTGAAGAATTACGTGACTGGTTTCCCCAAAGAGTCGGATTTGGAGGTGAAGATTACCACCACTCGTCTCAAGGTCCCGGAAGCTACTCCCAACGCGATTCTCGTCAAGAATCTCTATCTCTCCTGCGATCCTTACATGCGGAATCGCATGTCCAAGCTCGAAGGAAGCTACATCGACTCCTTCATAGTTGGCTCT CCTATAATAGGACTTGGTGTGGCTAAAGTTATAGACTCCACAAATCCAGAATTCAAGAAAGACGACTTGTTTTGGGGATTTACTGGATGGGAAGAGTATAGTCTTATAACGGATACGCAATCGTTGTTTAAGATTCAACACACAGAAGTCCCGCTTTCTTATTATACAGGAATTCTTG GCATGCCTGGTATGACTGCTTATGCTGGTTTTTATGAGATATGTTCACCTAAGAAAGGAGAAAAAGTGTTCATATCGGCTGCAGCTGGGGCGGTTGGTCAGCTTGTAGGTCAATTTGCAAAGTTGCTTGGATGCTATGTTGTTGGAAGTGCTGGGAGTAGAGAAAAGGTGGATCTGTTGAAGAACAAGTTCGGGTTTGATGAAGCTTTTAACTacaaagaagaggaagaagaccTCAATGCAGCTCTCAAAAG GTACTTTCCAGAAGGTATTGACATTTACTTTGAGAATGTTGGGGGAAAGATGCTTGAAGCAGTCCTCCTGAACATGAGATTACATGGGCGTATTGCAGTGTGCGGAATGATATCGGAGTACAACCTTGAGAAGCCACCGGGCGTTCAGAACTTGTTCAACCTCATCTCAAAACGAATTCGAATGGAAGGATTTGCAGTTTTCGATTACTATCACCTCTACACAAAGTTCTTGGAAATGATTCTGCCCCATATTAAAGAAGGAAAAGTTGATTATGTTGAAGACATAGCTGAAGGCCTGGAGAATGGACCGGCAGCTTTGGTTGGCCTCTTTTCTGGCCGGAATGTGGGGAAGCAACTGGTTGTGGTTGCtcatgaataa